Proteins encoded in a region of the Pseudomonas shahriarae genome:
- a CDS encoding bifunctional GNAT family N-acetyltransferase/nucleoside diphosphate kinase regulator: MAKAMTGFHPLQVSVMKMNKPFISLCPEITRAHALTLMDWLEDERVTCYLSDSRHVSRSIEQVIDRTQSPILTHLFNQGGRFFMAYDRHDAPVGFVRLIKTGSDCEIVLVIGDSDKWGQNLGARTIREGMKLAFLDMRAKKLIAKIHPDNARSLNAFLRSGFLLEGETPTLKSFSMTAGRYLQFLREGAAGDATRIYITEIDKARLESLIALEQGPTVVELEHELERAIVVKPQQVACNVVTMNSRALLQLDEEEIEVALVYPEDADSTAGKHSVYSDIGAAILGYQEGDAIDWRISDRTRRIEIRKVLYQPEAAGHFHL; encoded by the coding sequence ATGGCCAAAGCCATGACGGGCTTCCATCCTTTACAAGTAAGTGTGATGAAGATGAACAAGCCTTTCATTTCGCTGTGCCCTGAAATTACTCGGGCGCACGCGCTGACGCTGATGGATTGGTTGGAGGATGAACGCGTCACCTGCTATCTGAGCGATTCGCGTCATGTCTCCCGCTCCATCGAGCAAGTCATCGATCGGACTCAATCGCCGATCCTGACCCATCTATTCAACCAGGGCGGCCGATTCTTCATGGCCTATGACCGACATGACGCCCCGGTGGGCTTTGTCCGTCTGATCAAGACCGGCTCAGATTGCGAGATAGTCCTGGTCATCGGAGACAGCGATAAATGGGGCCAGAACCTTGGCGCCCGCACGATTCGCGAAGGCATGAAACTGGCCTTCCTCGACATGCGGGCCAAGAAGCTCATCGCCAAGATCCACCCGGACAACGCGCGCTCGCTGAACGCCTTTCTACGCAGCGGCTTTCTGCTTGAAGGCGAAACGCCGACATTGAAGTCATTTTCCATGACGGCGGGGCGCTATCTCCAGTTCTTGCGCGAAGGTGCCGCTGGCGACGCCACCAGGATCTACATTACTGAAATCGACAAGGCCAGGCTCGAAAGCCTAATCGCGCTCGAGCAAGGCCCGACCGTTGTTGAACTCGAACATGAGCTTGAACGAGCCATTGTCGTCAAGCCGCAGCAGGTGGCGTGCAATGTCGTCACGATGAACTCTAGAGCCTTGCTGCAACTGGACGAAGAAGAGATCGAAGTGGCCTTGGTCTACCCTGAAGACGCGGACAGCACCGCAGGGAAGCATTCCGTGTATTCCGACATCGGCGCCGCCATCCTGGGCTATCAGGAGGGGGACGCCATCGACTGGCGGATTTCTGATCGGACCCGCCGAATTGAAATCAGGAAAGTGCTTTACCAGCCGGAGGCGGCGGGCCACTTCCACCTGTAA
- the nhaA gene encoding Na+/H+ antiporter NhaA, with the protein MTNHQAKAETPRAAAILARFLSSESAGGLVLMGAALAALIVANSPLSQGYFAALHSVWLGMSVEHWVNDGLMAIFFLMVGLEIKREVLAGGLSTWGQRALPGFGALGGMVVPALIYIAINWGNSETLKGWAIPAATDIAFALGVLSLLGKRVPTSLKVFLAALAIIDDLGAVVIIAFFYTTGLSMPMLLASLATLVILIAMNRWGVRRLFPYLLVGGVLWFFVLQSGVHATLAGVAVALCIPMGKPEEEVRSPLLFLEEKLHMWVAFAVVPIFGFANAGVSLAGISMENLVDPVPLGVALGLLVGKQIGIFLLAALAIRMGLAKLPEGSNWAQLYGVALLCGIGFTMSLFIGNLAFAGSAHLIDEVKVGVLIGSTLAAIGGVLILRRSAAPAITAGTVSK; encoded by the coding sequence ATGACCAATCATCAAGCTAAAGCCGAAACCCCTAGAGCTGCCGCAATTCTGGCTCGCTTCCTATCGTCGGAATCCGCTGGCGGTCTTGTACTGATGGGCGCAGCACTCGCGGCACTAATTGTGGCCAACTCGCCTCTCTCGCAAGGTTATTTTGCAGCCTTGCACAGTGTCTGGTTGGGCATGTCTGTCGAGCATTGGGTCAATGATGGCCTGATGGCGATCTTCTTCCTGATGGTCGGACTCGAGATCAAAAGAGAGGTACTGGCAGGCGGGCTCTCCACTTGGGGCCAGCGTGCGTTGCCAGGATTTGGTGCTTTAGGCGGCATGGTTGTGCCTGCATTGATCTACATCGCAATCAACTGGGGTAATTCTGAGACCTTGAAAGGCTGGGCTATACCAGCCGCTACCGACATCGCATTCGCCCTGGGCGTCTTGTCGCTGCTGGGTAAGCGAGTCCCGACTTCACTGAAGGTTTTTCTCGCTGCCTTGGCGATCATTGACGACCTGGGGGCTGTGGTCATCATCGCCTTTTTCTACACCACTGGTCTTTCCATGCCGATGTTGCTGGCATCGCTCGCAACCTTGGTCATTCTGATCGCAATGAATCGATGGGGCGTCAGACGATTGTTCCCCTATTTGCTGGTCGGTGGTGTGCTGTGGTTCTTCGTGCTGCAATCGGGGGTGCATGCCACCCTTGCGGGTGTCGCTGTAGCGCTGTGCATCCCAATGGGTAAGCCTGAAGAGGAAGTCCGGTCTCCACTGCTGTTCCTGGAAGAAAAGCTGCACATGTGGGTAGCTTTCGCTGTGGTGCCGATTTTTGGCTTCGCCAATGCGGGTGTTTCACTTGCCGGTATTTCTATGGAAAACCTAGTCGATCCGGTTCCGCTGGGTGTAGCGCTCGGCTTGTTGGTGGGCAAGCAGATTGGTATTTTCCTATTGGCTGCTCTGGCCATTCGTATGGGCTTGGCCAAGCTGCCGGAAGGCAGCAATTGGGCACAGCTTTACGGCGTTGCGCTCTTGTGTGGCATCGGCTTCACCATGAGTCTATTCATCGGAAACCTTGCGTTTGCTGGATCAGCTCACCTGATTGACGAGGTAAAAGTCGGTGTATTGATAGGTTCGACCTTGGCTGCAATAGGTGGTGTCCTGATTTTGCGACGCAGCGCTGCACCTGCCATTACCGCCGGCACGGTTTCCAAGTAA
- a CDS encoding phosphatidate cytidylyltransferase, giving the protein MDSQTLMLFGGIGMILVLASLIGLILKLRTRGTPSAVIDNLNARINAWWVMVVVIGVAFWLGTGAVILLFYAVSFYALREFLTLTPTRRSDYPALVAAFYLALPLQYLLIYFDWYGLFSIFIPVYVFLLLPILASLGGDSTHFLERASKVQWGLMIAVFCVSFVPALLTLDIVGYEGRNLLLIAYLVIVVQLSDVLQYVCGKLFGKHKIAPNLSPSKTVEGFVGGILLSSLIGAALWWTTPFNPWQSFLIALLINLLGFAGGIVMSAIKRDRGVKDWGHMIEGHGGMLDRLDSVCFAAPIFFHLVRYWWT; this is encoded by the coding sequence ATGGATAGCCAAACCCTGATGTTGTTCGGCGGCATCGGCATGATCCTGGTGCTCGCCTCGCTGATCGGCCTGATTCTCAAGCTGCGCACCCGTGGCACACCCAGTGCGGTGATCGACAACCTCAACGCCCGCATCAATGCCTGGTGGGTGATGGTGGTGGTGATCGGCGTCGCCTTCTGGCTCGGCACCGGTGCGGTAATCCTGCTGTTCTACGCCGTGTCGTTCTACGCCCTGCGCGAATTCCTCACCCTCACGCCCACCCGCCGCAGCGACTACCCCGCACTGGTCGCCGCGTTCTACCTGGCGCTGCCCCTGCAATACCTGCTGATCTACTTTGACTGGTACGGCCTGTTCTCGATCTTTATTCCGGTCTACGTGTTCCTCCTGCTGCCCATCCTTGCCTCGCTGGGCGGCGACAGCACGCACTTCCTGGAGCGCGCATCGAAAGTACAGTGGGGGCTGATGATCGCGGTGTTCTGCGTCTCCTTCGTACCCGCCCTGCTGACCCTCGACATCGTCGGCTACGAGGGCCGCAACCTGCTGCTGATCGCCTACCTGGTGATCGTGGTGCAGCTCTCGGACGTGTTGCAGTACGTGTGCGGCAAACTGTTCGGCAAACACAAAATCGCGCCCAACCTGTCACCCTCGAAGACCGTGGAAGGCTTTGTCGGCGGGATCCTGCTGTCCTCCCTGATCGGCGCCGCACTGTGGTGGACCACCCCGTTCAACCCCTGGCAGTCATTCCTGATTGCCCTGCTGATCAACCTGCTGGGCTTTGCCGGCGGGATTGTGATGTCGGCGATCAAGCGCGACCGAGGGGTGAAGGACTGGGGGCATATGATCGAAGGACACGGCGGGATGCTGGATCGGTTGGATTCGGTGTGTTTTGCGGCGCCGATTTTCTTTCATTTGGTGCGGTATTGGTGGACCTGA
- a CDS encoding cation-transporting P-type ATPase: protein MKQVVDASTEQTPIPPHSVAWHSLPAEQVTNLLEVNEHVGLEAAEVQARLARTGFNRLPEAARRPAWLRFMLQFHNILIYVLLGSAAITAMLQHLWDTVVILAVVIANAIIGYVQEGKAEKAMDAIRQMLAPHAAVIRASQRLSVVGEELVPGDIVLLEAGDKVPADLRLLHVNRLQIQEAILTGESVPVEKHTEPVGVEAALGDRTCMAFSGTLVTCGQATGVVIATAAAAEIGRISTLLAGVETLTTPLVQQMNIFARWLTILILLVGGLLLVFGHYVGHYEFTEIFMVVVGMSVAAIPEGLPAVLTITLAVGVRAMARRNAIVRRLPAIETLGSVSVICTDKTGTLTRNEMMVATVVTSDLLFTVDGAGYQPAGSISLADQLIDISSHPALSELGRAAGLCNDASLRLHEDVWTVEGDPMEGALLAFSGKAGIDSDEDHRTWPRTDAIPFDAKHRFMATLHHNHDRHASIYVKGAPEQILAMSTQQFVTAGVTEPLNADYWYEQANTIAAKGQRVLAFAARSVQPEHTVLEFGDVQGKLTLLGMVGLIDPPRPETIEAVQQCQAAGIVVKMITGDHGGTAAAIGRQIGLQNPDNVLTGIDLDSMNDAALKEAVKNVNIFARTSPEHKLRLVMLLQSNGMTVAMTGDGVNDAPALKRADAGIAMGGKGSEAAKEAADLVLADDNFASIVAAVREGRTVYDNIKKVLSWTLPTNAGETMTIIVALLLGLTLPVTAIQILWINLITAVTLGIALAFEPTEENTMRRPPRSRKEPLISGALVWHMVLVSILFLCGVYGIFSYALDRGYSVELARTMAVNTLVVMEIFHLFFIRNLYSTSLTWRGIRGTKVVWMTVAVVTLAQFGITYAPPLQKVFATEAIPFLDGLLIIGVGVALFAIIEIEKQIRIRLSE from the coding sequence ATGAAGCAGGTGGTCGACGCATCAACGGAGCAAACACCAATCCCTCCGCATTCCGTGGCCTGGCACTCCCTACCTGCAGAGCAGGTGACAAACCTGCTTGAGGTCAATGAGCATGTCGGGCTGGAGGCCGCCGAAGTTCAAGCGCGGCTTGCCCGCACGGGTTTCAATCGTTTGCCAGAAGCCGCACGGCGACCCGCGTGGCTGCGATTCATGCTGCAATTTCACAACATTCTGATTTATGTGCTTCTAGGATCCGCTGCGATTACCGCGATGCTGCAGCATCTGTGGGACACGGTGGTGATTCTTGCAGTGGTTATTGCAAACGCAATCATAGGTTATGTCCAAGAGGGTAAAGCGGAAAAGGCCATGGACGCTATCCGGCAGATGCTGGCGCCGCACGCCGCCGTGATTCGTGCGAGTCAACGTTTGAGTGTTGTAGGCGAGGAGTTAGTACCGGGCGACATTGTATTGCTGGAGGCCGGAGACAAAGTACCTGCTGATCTACGCCTGCTGCACGTGAATAGACTGCAAATCCAAGAAGCAATTCTCACCGGTGAATCCGTACCGGTAGAGAAACACACCGAACCAGTGGGTGTTGAAGCCGCTCTGGGTGATCGTACCTGCATGGCGTTCAGTGGCACGCTCGTGACTTGCGGCCAAGCAACCGGGGTTGTAATTGCTACCGCAGCAGCAGCTGAAATAGGACGCATCAGTACGCTGCTTGCTGGAGTTGAAACGCTGACCACGCCGCTGGTGCAGCAAATGAATATATTTGCACGTTGGCTGACGATCTTGATCTTGTTAGTCGGCGGCCTTCTGCTCGTGTTCGGCCATTATGTCGGGCACTACGAGTTCACAGAGATCTTCATGGTCGTGGTGGGGATGTCGGTAGCGGCGATACCTGAAGGACTGCCCGCCGTCCTTACCATCACGCTGGCTGTCGGCGTTCGTGCAATGGCTCGCCGCAACGCTATCGTGCGTCGCCTGCCGGCCATCGAAACACTCGGCTCGGTATCCGTTATCTGCACTGACAAAACCGGCACACTGACCCGCAACGAAATGATGGTCGCAACGGTCGTCACGAGCGATCTGCTCTTCACGGTTGATGGTGCAGGTTATCAGCCAGCGGGAAGCATCAGTCTTGCCGATCAGTTAATCGACATATCATCTCACCCCGCGCTCTCAGAATTGGGGCGAGCAGCAGGTCTTTGCAACGATGCCTCGCTGCGCCTGCATGAGGATGTATGGACGGTGGAGGGGGATCCGATGGAGGGGGCCTTGCTGGCGTTTTCCGGAAAAGCTGGAATCGATAGCGATGAAGATCATCGTACCTGGCCACGAACCGATGCCATTCCGTTTGACGCGAAACACCGCTTTATGGCGACCCTCCATCACAATCATGATCGCCATGCCTCTATCTATGTAAAAGGCGCGCCGGAGCAAATACTGGCCATGAGCACGCAGCAGTTCGTAACCGCCGGCGTGACGGAGCCCCTCAACGCGGACTACTGGTACGAACAGGCGAACACTATCGCCGCAAAAGGGCAGCGTGTATTGGCGTTTGCCGCTAGATCAGTTCAGCCAGAGCACACCGTGTTGGAGTTTGGGGACGTGCAAGGGAAGCTAACCTTGTTGGGTATGGTCGGGTTAATTGATCCGCCGAGACCCGAGACGATAGAGGCCGTTCAACAATGCCAGGCGGCGGGCATTGTCGTAAAAATGATCACTGGCGATCATGGCGGCACCGCCGCCGCAATCGGTCGGCAGATTGGCTTGCAAAATCCCGACAATGTGCTGACTGGTATAGACCTGGACTCCATGAACGATGCAGCGCTCAAGGAGGCGGTGAAGAACGTCAATATCTTTGCACGTACCAGCCCTGAACATAAACTCAGGTTGGTCATGCTGCTGCAATCGAATGGCATGACCGTGGCAATGACCGGCGATGGCGTCAACGACGCACCCGCGTTGAAGCGTGCCGATGCGGGTATTGCCATGGGGGGGAAGGGCAGTGAAGCCGCCAAGGAAGCTGCAGACCTGGTGCTGGCCGACGACAACTTCGCATCCATCGTGGCGGCAGTGCGCGAAGGGCGGACAGTCTACGACAACATCAAAAAAGTGTTGAGCTGGACGCTGCCTACCAACGCGGGCGAGACCATGACCATCATCGTGGCCCTGCTGCTCGGCCTTACACTGCCGGTCACGGCGATACAGATTCTGTGGATCAATCTGATTACCGCCGTGACACTTGGCATCGCACTGGCGTTCGAGCCTACCGAAGAAAACACAATGCGCAGACCGCCCCGTTCGCGCAAAGAGCCTCTGATAAGCGGTGCATTGGTTTGGCATATGGTACTTGTTTCAATTCTGTTCCTCTGCGGCGTTTACGGCATTTTTTCTTATGCGCTCGACCGTGGCTACTCCGTGGAGTTGGCCCGTACCATGGCGGTGAATACGTTAGTCGTGATGGAAATATTCCATCTGTTCTTCATTCGTAATCTCTACAGCACATCGCTTACCTGGAGGGGCATTCGTGGCACCAAGGTCGTGTGGATGACCGTCGCAGTGGTGACCTTGGCTCAGTTCGGCATCACCTACGCGCCACCGCTGCAAAAGGTGTTTGCCACAGAAGCGATCCCCTTCCTGGATGGCCTACTTATCATCGGGGTTGGTGTTGCGCTCTTTGCGATCATCGAGATTGAAAAACAGATTCGAATCCGCCTGTCCGAGTAG
- a CDS encoding phosphatase PAP2/dual specificity phosphatase family protein: MREPGLFKPALLWLLLLAPLFFSTYGLATWVTSQRSDVGTLVFGWETHMPFWAWTIVPYWSIDLLYGFSLLLPNSRHELKQHALRLLSAQVIAVSCFLLWPLRFTFERPEMDGVFGWLFAVLAGFDKPFNQAPSLHIALLVILWVMYQRHSQGLWRWLVHGWFALIGISVLTTYQHHFIDLPTGALAGWLCVWLWPVDQPSPLLHARPAKDPKRWRLGLRYAMGALVLTIVAFTGGGAWLWLLWPAVAVLLVALNYWLLGAAGFQKRADGRLSPAARWLYAPYLAAAWLNSRLWTRKHPQPDRVVDNVWLGRIPTPAQLSSFNAVVDLCAELPVYPQGRAYHALPVLDLTAPTPAQCLEAAQAIERLREHGPLLVCCALGYSRSASAVAAWLLHSGRAATVDEALAIIRTARSDVVLHADHRQALGALPYAR; encoded by the coding sequence ATGCGCGAACCAGGTCTCTTCAAACCAGCCCTGCTCTGGCTGCTGCTGTTGGCGCCGCTGTTTTTCAGCACCTACGGCTTAGCCACCTGGGTCACCAGCCAGCGCAGCGACGTGGGCACCCTGGTATTCGGCTGGGAAACCCATATGCCGTTCTGGGCCTGGACCATCGTGCCCTACTGGTCGATCGACCTGCTCTACGGCTTCTCCCTGCTGCTGCCTAACAGCCGCCATGAGCTCAAGCAACATGCCCTGCGTCTGCTCAGTGCGCAGGTGATTGCCGTGAGCTGCTTCCTGCTATGGCCGCTGCGCTTCACCTTTGAGCGCCCGGAAATGGACGGCGTGTTCGGCTGGCTGTTTGCGGTACTGGCCGGGTTCGACAAACCGTTCAACCAGGCACCCTCGCTGCATATCGCTTTGCTGGTGATCCTGTGGGTGATGTACCAGCGGCATAGCCAAGGCCTGTGGCGCTGGCTGGTGCATGGCTGGTTCGCGCTGATTGGCATTTCGGTGCTGACCACTTACCAACACCACTTTATAGACTTACCCACAGGCGCCCTGGCCGGCTGGCTGTGTGTGTGGCTATGGCCGGTGGATCAACCCAGCCCGCTGTTGCATGCGCGGCCGGCCAAAGACCCGAAACGTTGGCGCCTGGGGTTGCGCTACGCCATGGGCGCCCTGGTGCTGACAATAGTGGCCTTTACCGGGGGCGGTGCCTGGCTATGGCTGCTGTGGCCTGCCGTCGCGGTGTTGCTGGTGGCGCTCAACTACTGGCTGCTGGGCGCCGCAGGCTTTCAGAAACGCGCCGATGGCCGCCTCAGCCCGGCAGCACGCTGGCTGTATGCGCCTTATCTCGCGGCGGCGTGGCTCAACTCGCGGCTGTGGACGCGCAAGCATCCGCAGCCTGACCGGGTTGTGGATAACGTATGGTTGGGGCGAATTCCGACGCCAGCGCAGCTGAGTTCTTTCAATGCGGTGGTCGATCTGTGTGCCGAATTGCCTGTTTATCCACAGGGCCGCGCTTACCATGCCCTGCCCGTCCTCGACCTGACCGCACCCACACCGGCACAGTGCCTGGAGGCGGCCCAAGCCATCGAGCGCTTGCGCGAGCACGGCCCGTTGCTGGTGTGCTGTGCCCTCGGCTATTCCCGCAGCGCCAGCGCCGTGGCCGCCTGGCTGCTGCACAGTGGACGGGCGGCCACGGTGGACGAGGCACTGGCTATTATTCGTACAGCACGATCGGATGTGGTCCTGCATGCCGATCACCGCCAAGCCTTGGGAGCACTGCCCTATGCCCGCTGA
- a CDS encoding universal stress protein has translation MHKILVAVDGSEHSERAVRYLIGLIQEGGLLGGSVEVHLLNVQPLLPTRIAHDMSADEIDRYYGDKSAEDSQNAGVLLKQEGIAFTLHTLQGDAASQIVGCSHSLGCDSIILGSHGNGFLAGIFLGSVAAKVIQLSDIPITLVK, from the coding sequence ATGCATAAAATACTTGTAGCTGTCGATGGTTCCGAGCATTCGGAGCGCGCGGTGCGTTACCTTATTGGGTTGATCCAAGAGGGCGGATTGCTGGGCGGAAGTGTTGAGGTGCATCTGCTGAATGTGCAGCCACTTTTACCAACGCGAATTGCACACGACATGAGTGCGGATGAGATTGATCGTTACTACGGTGATAAAAGTGCTGAGGACTCACAAAACGCTGGGGTGCTTCTGAAGCAGGAAGGGATTGCATTTACACTTCATACCCTACAAGGCGATGCAGCAAGCCAAATCGTGGGGTGCTCCCACTCTTTAGGATGTGACAGCATCATCCTAGGCTCACATGGCAACGGCTTTCTTGCAGGGATTTTTCTGGGCTCTGTTGCGGCAAAGGTGATTCAGCTCTCAGATATACCAATCACCTTAGTCAAATAG
- a CDS encoding lysophospholipid acyltransferase family protein, producing the protein MFEPLVATLITSMARTVTGARSLWLGCAPEPVQRIYFANHSSHGDFVLLWASLPQNLRKATRPVAGTDYWNKSALRRYIINRVFNGVLIDRERKDPVDNPLQPMLEALEHGDSLIIFPEGTRNLEDGLLPFKSGLYHLAKSYPQAQLIPVWIANLNRVMPKGRVLPLPLLCTTSFGAPLQLADGEDKALFLARSRDALLALAPEHS; encoded by the coding sequence ATGTTCGAACCCCTGGTCGCGACCCTGATTACCTCCATGGCCCGCACAGTGACCGGCGCCCGCAGCCTGTGGCTGGGCTGCGCCCCAGAACCCGTGCAGCGCATCTACTTTGCCAACCACAGCAGCCACGGCGACTTCGTGCTGCTGTGGGCGTCGTTGCCGCAGAACCTGCGCAAGGCCACGCGCCCGGTGGCCGGCACCGACTACTGGAACAAGAGCGCACTGCGCCGCTACATCATCAACCGGGTATTCAACGGCGTGCTGATCGACCGCGAACGCAAAGACCCTGTGGATAACCCGTTGCAACCGATGCTCGAAGCCCTGGAACACGGCGATTCGCTGATCATTTTCCCCGAAGGCACGCGCAACCTGGAGGATGGCCTGCTGCCCTTCAAGAGCGGCCTGTATCACCTGGCAAAAAGTTACCCACAGGCGCAACTGATCCCCGTGTGGATCGCCAACCTCAACCGCGTGATGCCCAAGGGCCGTGTGCTGCCACTGCCGCTGTTGTGCACCACCAGCTTTGGCGCACCGCTGCAGCTTGCAGACGGTGAAGACAAGGCCCTGTTTCTTGCCCGCAGCCGCGACGCCCTGCTCGCCCTCGCCCCGGAGCATTCCTGA
- a CDS encoding LTA synthase family protein, giving the protein MNVIHRWLRQPRARLIALIGLVLIVPLCLRAALGWSNPLGYLSDLGIASLLIVLLHRRPWWLALPVLLVWGLITLATAELVSAVGRLPNSSDLHYLVDPQFLENSTGGGFAQPWLAATLIVGLVIWLITQYLGRLSPAPGLPRSAWAAPLLLLIAHWGVQHLYPSEEDQWRLFNLPHQLMAASVGAVQASAEEWLEGEAVDELPKMAGLTELDLDGQKLLATPGRARNVLIIALEGIPGAYVGVNRKALHSSYQENLMPNLSRWAERGMNTPDYVLHSHQTIRGLYAMLCGDYDKLDNGTPKGVEMLTQNERNQACLPAQLHKNGFATHYLQGAGLRFMAKDKIMPHIGFGATHGLEWFTNSNYLEFPWGKDDKAFFEGALDYVGQLKKQKKPWMLTLLTVGTHQPYSAPEDYLERYDTPKEAAVGYLDDALGQFLSGLERQGILKDTLVVITSDESHGIDGVRLASSWGFNLMLAPEQDQLPGVKSGVYGHVDLSASILDYFALPVPSALSGRSLFRDYETGREIMSFTNGKLRYHDGQGTLTECDFQQRCRNYNSAGFIADHATLAGQYGGKRAREITARALALDHSLIRTPLNQHYQFGSPAIIPLQAQIKDDWADNLIGAQYLEMPKGSQTRVRLTVRSLDPRQDAYILLKAKELEQDVPLGLPAEMVVTADQPLEMDFSFDNPQPRKAFSFHLLGYGLGAVEVSDFSVITELLEAPEALEESQVDNVAKSS; this is encoded by the coding sequence GTGAATGTTATCCATCGCTGGTTAAGACAACCCCGTGCACGCCTGATCGCCTTGATCGGGTTGGTTCTGATCGTGCCTTTGTGCCTGCGTGCGGCTCTGGGTTGGTCGAATCCACTTGGTTATCTTTCAGATCTGGGAATTGCGAGCCTGCTGATAGTACTCCTGCATCGCCGTCCTTGGTGGTTAGCGCTTCCTGTGTTGCTGGTATGGGGACTTATTACTCTGGCGACTGCCGAACTGGTCAGCGCGGTCGGTAGACTCCCAAACTCCTCTGACCTGCACTACCTGGTCGACCCTCAGTTTTTGGAAAACTCTACAGGTGGTGGTTTCGCCCAGCCTTGGCTGGCCGCCACTCTGATTGTTGGACTGGTAATTTGGCTGATCACGCAGTACCTGGGACGCTTGTCTCCCGCTCCGGGTTTACCACGAAGCGCGTGGGCAGCACCGCTACTGCTATTGATCGCCCATTGGGGTGTGCAGCACCTGTACCCCTCAGAAGAAGACCAGTGGCGCTTGTTCAACCTCCCACATCAGTTAATGGCCGCGAGCGTTGGCGCTGTTCAGGCAAGCGCGGAAGAGTGGCTGGAAGGTGAGGCTGTCGATGAACTACCGAAAATGGCGGGGCTCACTGAACTCGATCTGGACGGACAGAAACTGCTCGCGACACCGGGGCGTGCGCGCAATGTGTTGATCATCGCACTGGAAGGTATTCCCGGCGCCTACGTCGGCGTCAACCGCAAAGCCCTACACAGCAGCTATCAAGAAAACCTCATGCCGAATCTCAGTCGTTGGGCAGAGCGCGGCATGAATACGCCGGATTATGTACTGCATAGCCATCAAACCATTCGTGGTCTGTACGCAATGCTTTGTGGGGATTACGACAAGCTGGACAACGGAACGCCTAAAGGCGTTGAGATGTTGACCCAGAACGAACGGAACCAGGCGTGCCTCCCTGCCCAATTGCACAAGAACGGATTCGCCACGCACTACCTTCAGGGCGCGGGCCTGCGCTTCATGGCCAAAGACAAGATCATGCCGCACATTGGCTTCGGTGCGACCCATGGCCTGGAATGGTTCACCAACAGCAACTACCTGGAGTTCCCTTGGGGCAAGGACGACAAGGCCTTCTTTGAAGGGGCGCTGGACTACGTCGGCCAACTGAAAAAGCAGAAAAAGCCGTGGATGCTGACCCTGCTGACCGTTGGCACCCACCAACCCTATTCGGCCCCTGAAGACTACCTTGAGCGCTACGACACACCCAAGGAGGCCGCCGTCGGGTATCTGGATGATGCTCTCGGGCAATTCCTCAGCGGCCTGGAACGTCAGGGCATCTTGAAAGACACCCTGGTGGTGATCACCTCGGACGAATCCCACGGTATCGATGGAGTGCGCCTGGCTTCCTCTTGGGGCTTCAACCTGATGTTAGCGCCCGAGCAGGATCAGTTGCCTGGGGTAAAGTCTGGAGTCTACGGGCATGTCGATCTGAGTGCTTCGATACTCGACTACTTCGCCTTACCCGTCCCTTCAGCCTTAAGCGGTCGTTCCCTGTTTCGTGACTATGAAACAGGCCGCGAGATCATGTCGTTCACCAACGGCAAGCTGCGCTATCACGATGGCCAAGGCACGTTGACCGAGTGTGACTTTCAACAGCGCTGCCGGAATTACAACAGTGCAGGGTTCATTGCCGATCACGCTACCCTTGCCGGACAGTACGGCGGCAAACGAGCACGAGAAATCACAGCAAGAGCCTTGGCGCTGGATCATTCGCTGATCCGGACACCGTTGAACCAGCATTACCAATTCGGCAGTCCCGCCATCATCCCGCTTCAGGCACAGATCAAGGATGACTGGGCCGACAACCTGATCGGTGCTCAGTATCTGGAAATGCCCAAGGGCTCACAAACACGCGTGCGTCTGACCGTGCGCTCTTTAGATCCCCGGCAGGATGCCTACATCCTGCTGAAAGCCAAGGAGTTGGAGCAGGATGTGCCACTGGGGCTGCCAGCAGAAATGGTCGTCACTGCCGATCAGCCGTTGGAGATGGACTTCAGTTTCGATAATCCGCAGCCGCGTAAGGCGTTCTCGTTCCATCTGTTGGGCTATGGGCTAGGTGCCGTTGAAGTGAGTGACTTCAGCGTGATTACCGAGTTGCTAGAAGCTCCGGAGGCGCTGGAAGAGTCCCAGGTTGATAACGTAGCTAAATCAAGTTAG